One genomic window of Azospirillum thermophilum includes the following:
- a CDS encoding histidine phosphotransferase family protein — MTLDIRVLELLASRICHDLVSPVGAIRNGLELIEEMEDEESGGGGAGFLGEAVKLIEHSSSQADRRLRVFRLAYGLGGRDQRGFGEARAAAAGWLDGGRTSLDWPAGVPGEGIAQRRGAVKVLLNVVLLAEEALTHGGTITVAGTGTEESASLTVTADGRPGSLRPEVAEALTGMVAAADLSPRSVHAYVTGRLAEDCGVSLAVAPAGPDRLVFTMSW, encoded by the coding sequence TTGACCCTCGACATCCGCGTGCTTGAACTGCTTGCGTCCCGGATCTGCCACGATCTCGTCAGTCCGGTGGGCGCGATCCGCAACGGGCTGGAACTGATCGAAGAGATGGAGGACGAGGAGTCCGGCGGCGGCGGTGCCGGCTTCCTGGGGGAGGCGGTCAAGCTGATCGAGCACTCCTCCTCGCAGGCGGACCGGCGCCTCCGGGTGTTCCGCCTCGCCTACGGGCTCGGCGGGCGCGACCAGAGGGGCTTCGGCGAGGCGCGCGCCGCCGCCGCCGGCTGGCTGGACGGCGGGCGCACTTCGCTCGACTGGCCGGCCGGCGTGCCGGGCGAGGGGATCGCCCAGCGCCGCGGAGCGGTCAAGGTGCTGCTGAACGTCGTGCTGCTGGCCGAGGAGGCCCTGACCCATGGCGGAACCATAACGGTCGCCGGGACGGGAACCGAGGAGTCCGCCAGCCTGACCGTCACGGCCGACGGACGCCCCGGCAGCCTGCGCCCGGAGGTGGCGGAGGCGCTGACCGGGATGGTCGCGGCGGCCGACCTGTCGCCCCGCTCGGTCCACGCCTATGTCACCGGCCGCCTCGCCGAGGATTGCGGAGTCTCGCTCGCCGTCGCTCCGGCCGGACCGGACCGGCTGGTCTTCACCATGTCCTGGTAA
- a CDS encoding DUF3553 domain-containing protein, producing MDDTLVPGAWVRLPTRPDWGLGQVQSAIRNRVTVNFEHAGKVLVDTDVVSLTIVDPDEI from the coding sequence ATGGACGATACGCTGGTGCCCGGCGCATGGGTGCGCCTCCCGACCCGACCGGACTGGGGGCTGGGGCAGGTCCAGTCCGCCATCCGAAACCGCGTGACGGTGAACTTCGAGCATGCGGGCAAGGTGCTGGTGGATACCGACGTCGTCTCCCTCACCATCGTCGACCCGGACGAGATCTGA
- a CDS encoding esterase-like activity of phytase family protein, with protein sequence MAKRSIFFNLLLLLVAAGGCAAGVQEMRPSPSVSRVPLDRERPAAETVGSLQFRGALDLTGVQGVVGLSGLWVAPDGSRFVAIGDSGTVAAGGLAYDSAGRLADARSVSSRPLPIDEGTSRKGRRTDAEELVRIPDAAGGGWLVSFERDHRFLHYGEGPDGPAGKPLRIEMPLDAAETAPRNGGLEAVTILADGRLLAIEEGEEAARQEHRLWVSKKRFDAASPPGRQDWEQLTYRSAPQFRPAGAAALPDGGLLVLERRFSLIGGWGSRIVRVAAPALRPGGTVNGKELARLEPPMMNDNFEGIAVRQDPAGETLVYLISDDNGSPLQRTYLVMFALPAP encoded by the coding sequence ATGGCGAAGCGATCCATTTTCTTCAACCTCCTGCTCCTCCTGGTGGCGGCGGGAGGCTGTGCGGCCGGCGTGCAGGAGATGCGCCCGTCCCCATCCGTGTCCCGGGTTCCGCTCGATCGCGAGCGTCCGGCTGCGGAAACGGTGGGAAGCCTGCAGTTCCGCGGCGCGCTGGACCTGACCGGCGTGCAGGGCGTCGTCGGGCTGTCCGGCCTGTGGGTGGCGCCGGACGGCAGCCGGTTCGTCGCCATCGGCGATTCCGGGACGGTGGCTGCCGGCGGTCTCGCCTACGACAGCGCTGGACGGCTTGCCGACGCGCGGAGCGTGTCCTCGCGACCGCTGCCGATCGATGAGGGAACCAGCCGGAAGGGACGCCGGACCGACGCGGAGGAACTGGTGCGGATCCCGGACGCAGCCGGCGGCGGCTGGCTGGTGTCGTTCGAGCGGGACCACCGCTTCCTCCATTATGGAGAAGGGCCGGACGGGCCGGCCGGCAAGCCGCTGCGCATCGAGATGCCGCTGGACGCCGCCGAGACCGCCCCGCGCAACGGCGGGCTGGAAGCCGTGACCATCCTGGCCGACGGGCGGCTCCTCGCGATCGAGGAGGGGGAGGAAGCGGCCCGGCAGGAACACCGGCTCTGGGTATCGAAGAAGCGCTTCGACGCCGCCTCTCCGCCCGGGCGACAGGATTGGGAGCAACTCACCTACCGCTCGGCGCCGCAGTTCCGTCCCGCCGGTGCCGCCGCCCTTCCCGATGGCGGGCTGCTGGTGCTGGAGCGCCGCTTCTCGCTGATCGGCGGTTGGGGATCGCGCATCGTCCGTGTCGCCGCCCCGGCCCTGCGGCCCGGCGGAACGGTCAACGGCAAAGAGCTCGCCAGGCTGGAGCCGCCGATGATGAACGACAACTTCGAAGGAATCGCGGTTCGCCAGGACCCGGCGGGCGAAACGCTGGTCTACCTGATCTCCGACGACAACGGCAGCCCGCTGCAGCGGACGTATCTCGTCATGTTCGCCTTGCCGGCGCCCTGA
- a CDS encoding sensor histidine kinase, protein MVSRLKWGTGLFGVLLIVGLNAMIGYDLMREHRALLATAKHETENLTLVLERHATDSFAGVAKILSGIAEVLAVRSDSQDRGDPEVLALLRRQLALSPLTRALLVVSPEGRLIHDSETDSPVDLDLSDRDYVMAHRDRPAPGVHLGIPVKGRTSGTWFISMSLRLTAPDGRFAGVVVAVVEPAAFRSFYETLALDHDAVVTLYHADGPVVARFPDHETFIGRSARHLPLFTALLKEAKAGTESLDAPGDGPRRIFSYRASSGVPLVVTVSLSRDAVLAPWRQKTETALLVGAGGSAMLALLTALLLREIGRRENMLASLQESERALRASQSRLIQDIAARHRAEAELIAAKQASDAANQAKTQFLANMSHELRTPLNAVIGFAEALESGIFGPMTGKQTEYVADIRRSGQHLLSLINDILDTTKIESGKYVLHEDLLDLSDIVAQCVRQVEPLAHEKGIALLSSLPRDLPPLFADERALRQILLNLLSNAVKFTPPGGRTEVAAAVTRAGMRLRVSDTGIGIAESDLDRVMEPFHQVDNSHTRRYPGTGLGLPLVRALVDLMGGAFTLTSRVGKGTTATILFPAERLRSIESVLTAAMSVG, encoded by the coding sequence GTGGTCTCGCGCCTGAAATGGGGAACCGGGCTGTTCGGTGTCCTGCTGATCGTCGGCTTGAACGCCATGATCGGCTACGACCTGATGCGCGAGCATCGCGCCCTGCTCGCGACGGCCAAGCACGAGACGGAAAACCTGACGCTCGTGCTCGAGCGGCATGCCACCGACAGCTTCGCCGGAGTTGCCAAGATCCTCTCCGGCATCGCGGAGGTGCTGGCCGTCCGCAGCGACAGCCAGGACCGCGGCGATCCGGAGGTCCTGGCCCTGCTGCGCCGTCAGCTCGCCCTGTCGCCGCTGACGCGGGCGCTTCTGGTGGTGTCGCCCGAGGGACGGCTGATCCACGACAGCGAAACGGACAGCCCGGTCGACCTCGACCTCTCCGACCGCGACTATGTCATGGCGCACCGCGACCGGCCGGCGCCGGGCGTCCATCTCGGCATTCCCGTCAAGGGACGGACGTCCGGCACCTGGTTCATCAGCATGAGCCTGCGCCTGACGGCACCGGACGGACGGTTCGCCGGCGTCGTGGTGGCGGTGGTCGAACCGGCCGCCTTCCGCAGCTTCTACGAGACGCTGGCGCTCGACCACGACGCGGTGGTCACGCTCTACCACGCCGACGGGCCGGTGGTGGCCCGCTTCCCCGATCATGAAACCTTCATCGGCCGCTCGGCCCGCCACCTCCCGCTTTTCACCGCCCTGCTGAAGGAGGCCAAGGCGGGGACGGAGAGCCTGGACGCGCCGGGCGACGGCCCCCGCCGGATATTCAGCTACCGGGCGTCGTCCGGCGTGCCGCTGGTCGTCACCGTTTCGTTGTCGCGCGACGCCGTGCTGGCCCCCTGGCGGCAGAAGACCGAGACCGCCCTGTTGGTCGGCGCGGGAGGCAGCGCCATGCTGGCCCTGCTGACCGCCCTGCTGCTGCGCGAGATCGGGCGGCGCGAGAACATGCTCGCCAGCCTGCAGGAGAGCGAACGGGCCCTGCGGGCAAGCCAGTCCCGCCTGATCCAGGACATCGCCGCCCGCCACCGCGCCGAAGCCGAACTGATCGCGGCCAAGCAGGCGTCGGATGCGGCGAATCAGGCGAAGACCCAGTTCCTCGCCAACATGAGCCACGAGCTGCGGACCCCGCTGAACGCGGTGATCGGCTTTGCGGAGGCGCTGGAGAGCGGCATCTTCGGTCCCATGACCGGCAAGCAGACGGAATATGTCGCCGACATCCGCCGCTCCGGCCAGCATCTGCTGTCCCTGATCAACGACATCCTCGACACGACCAAGATCGAGTCGGGGAAATACGTCCTCCACGAAGACCTGCTGGACCTCTCCGACATCGTCGCCCAATGCGTCCGGCAGGTGGAGCCGCTGGCCCACGAGAAGGGAATAGCCCTGCTGTCCAGCCTGCCGCGGGACCTGCCGCCGCTGTTCGCCGACGAGCGGGCCCTGCGGCAGATCCTGCTGAATCTTCTGTCGAACGCCGTGAAGTTCACGCCTCCCGGCGGGCGGACCGAAGTGGCTGCCGCGGTGACGCGGGCCGGGATGCGCCTGCGCGTCTCCGACACCGGCATCGGCATCGCCGAAAGCGACCTGGACCGGGTGATGGAGCCCTTCCATCAGGTGGACAACTCGCACACCCGCCGCTATCCCGGCACCGGGCTGGGGCTTCCTCTCGTCCGGGCGCTGGTCGATCTCATGGGCGGCGCCTTCACCCTGACCAGCCGGGTCGGCAAGGGAACCACCGCGACGATCCTGTTCCCGGCGGAGCGGTTGCGCAGCATCGAGTCCGTCCTGACCGCCGCCATGTCGGTCGGCTGA